A single genomic interval of Rhizobium leguminosarum bv. trifolii WSM1325 harbors:
- a CDS encoding inositol monophosphatase (PFAM: inositol monophosphatase~KEGG: rec:RHECIAT_CH0003758 myo-inositol-1(or 4)-monophosphatase protein), with product MARSALLNVMVQAALKAGKSLGRDFGEVQNLQVSVKGPGDFVSTADRKAEKIVREELLKARPTYGFLGEESEEIKGTDGAHRWIVDPLDGTTNFLHGIPAFAVSIALERNGEIVAAVVFNPATDELYTAERGGGAFLNDRRLRVAARRALSDCVIGCGVPALGKRNHGKFLVELRHVMGEVAGIRRLGSPTLDLAYVAAGRFDGFWEAELAPWDVAAGILLIREAGGFATDWEGGATMLESGTIVAGNEIIHKALIEVVKRPVPAK from the coding sequence ATGGCCCGTTCAGCTCTTCTCAATGTCATGGTTCAGGCTGCCCTCAAGGCAGGAAAGTCGCTGGGGCGTGATTTCGGCGAAGTGCAGAACCTGCAGGTTTCCGTGAAAGGACCGGGCGACTTCGTTTCCACCGCCGACCGCAAGGCCGAAAAGATCGTCAGGGAAGAGCTGCTCAAGGCGCGTCCGACCTATGGCTTCCTCGGCGAGGAAAGCGAGGAAATCAAGGGCACCGACGGCGCGCATCGCTGGATCGTCGACCCGCTCGACGGCACGACGAACTTTTTGCACGGCATCCCGGCCTTCGCTGTCTCGATCGCGCTCGAACGCAATGGCGAGATCGTCGCCGCCGTCGTCTTCAATCCGGCGACCGACGAACTCTATACCGCCGAGCGCGGCGGCGGCGCCTTCCTCAATGACCGGCGCCTGCGCGTCGCTGCGCGCCGGGCGCTGTCGGATTGCGTCATCGGCTGTGGCGTGCCGGCGCTTGGCAAGCGCAATCACGGCAAGTTCCTGGTCGAGCTTCGTCACGTGATGGGCGAAGTGGCAGGCATCCGCCGCCTGGGTTCGCCGACGCTTGATCTCGCCTATGTCGCGGCCGGGCGTTTCGACGGTTTCTGGGAAGCGGAACTGGCGCCCTGGGACGTGGCGGCCGGCATCCTGCTCATCCGTGAAGCCGGCGGTTTCGCGACCGACTGGGAGGGTGGCGCGACGATGCTGGAGAGCGGCACAATCGTCGCCGGCAACGAGATCATCCACAAGGCGCTGATCGAAGTCGTCAAGCGGCCGGTTCCCGCCAAGTGA